Part of the Pieris rapae chromosome 14, ilPieRapa1.1, whole genome shotgun sequence genome is shown below.
GCTACtacttaaaaagtaaaaacaactTACATTCGTCTCTCTGTTATGTCCAGTTCTGGAGAAGAACAGAGGAAAcggttataataaatacataggtTTTTTGGTTAATTGCTACTGGCCTGTACATAATTACTTAACAAGACTACCAATTTTTCTGCTGAATAACGTGATAATTTATCTCGACATATACGAAGGTCAGGGTGCAATATAATTCATCaagttttaatcaaaaaaaGATATGACTAGATAAATAATCTGATTGAAGAAATGTTATATTGTACTTACAAAtaacagttatatttttatatagatatctttGCGCGTTTCTAATTAAACTCCGAGGAAACGATTTTCATGGATTTTTTTCAGCATGTTAAAGTGTATttgagaataattttaaaatgtatttagtgTATTAGATGATATTTGTAGACGTCTTTCGGGTCCGTACATACGGAACGTAGACaacgttataattatattttatttcagctataaataatgcatgtgcatattaaatgaaattgaagTTATGAACACTCTCAGcaaatttctatttatctCGTCAATTATAATACAGTCTTTAATATAGCTTTAAagtaaacaaacataaatctTATATGTGAAAGCGGCTAGTCGTATTCAACATCTTAATCGCATTTTACATTGCGCGTTGCtacactaagggcctgtttcacaatgtccggataagttccaaataagctttttattacttattggtaggataaacagtatttttgcgtttcacgactgtcggATATTTGTCTAttgcgctatttgtcatgaaatgccaagtatattattcggaacttttatctttcgggtgttttatgtgttgcatagctatttgtgactttatccatacattgtgaaacaggccctaagtcaaacccttatttatttccagtgTAAagcatgaataaaaaattatatcgaaTCAAAatgaaacgtttttttttaacaagctATTTTCGCTTAAACGTTTATCTTTTTGGTaacttaattgtaattattgtcAATAATTGACAAGCGGTAATGGTATTATTGTTAAAGTTATCATATTATGTTGacctatgtatatttattcgtTAACAAATAGGTAcgtaaatatcaaattatctTTAATGAGCTCAATGAATCGCTCACCTTTGCAAGGTGacaaataatctatttttaaagttgATTCAATACAGACAACATTAaatctagtatttttaaacctaGATATTGTACCACCGTGGTTAATAAACAATGCCGTATTGTCCTGAGTGATAAATGATCCAGTTAACGTCATAATTAACGTGTACCTcacaaataaacttttttgcaataaaacagTAATTCTAAGGTTTcagttatttcattaaattaatggtCTGTCGTGGTCTGTACAATTATAATCGTGTAAATGAATACGCGTGGAACtgtttaataatagtttaatatctaagaaaaaaataggTCTTGGAATCAAATGTATGCATCTAGTtcctagatttttttttctttctcagCAAGGATGTGATCAGCCATCTGTGCCAGACAGGCCTATCATTTTTATGTCTACGTTACGCTAGTCGCTCCCAATGCTTTTTAAACCGTACGAGCGGGTTGATTGAACACATAGAAATGAATTTTCATTGGTGCACCCATAATACGAACGGTTATAAGGAACACACTGAAGCCGCGGGCCAAAACGGCTAATATTTATGAATCTTTTAGAAATCTCTGATACCCCGGTCAATTTAGACAATCGAAGGTAAGTACATAAAGTCCCAACAAGCTGAAAATcagtaaaaatgtttaaaacataatttggtataaataatttttaaatattatttataatgtatgtgAAATAGTTCCTCATCATTCCCttgaatggatttttttttgttctctGGTTCTCTTCTATGCATAAATTGTAAATGCCGGTAGTGCTCTAATGTTGaatcataatataatggaGGATTCGTTTGATTCCGacatttattatagataattttatgatctacatttttgtctattatgataaaacttaCCGTTTTTCTGACCTTTgacattgaataaaaaaattccataCACGGGAATGATGgggaacttttaaatattatttataattatgtttataacaattttactgATTTTTAGCTTGTTGGGACTTTATGTACCTTCACTCTCATTTTTGGTCTAAATTGACAGGACTATGACCGACGgcaaagaaaacaaaagaactaaGATGGGTGCCTGATTGTTTATGTTTGTAACTTTGTAACCATGAAGCAGGCCTTCCAAATTTATAtggcattattttttttgaagcaATCATACCAGGAGATCAACGATTATGTACGCTCACAGTTAAAAAACTTACCTTTCTCTAATAGCACATCACCCAACGATATGTCAAAACCAATTGGTCGCACATCTTGATGCGGTTGGGGATTCACTAAAATCTCTACTTCCAGCTCTGTCTCTGCATCATCTGTGGCTTTCACCAGTTTCGTGTCCTCAACCTAAAATAGAATTACAGCTGACActttatctaataaaaaatataaaaagttatttaggAATCAGTGGGATTCGCACGCTAGActgataaattaacaattacttttcttggttacaattatttataaggaTCTATTggaaatattgtttatggtACTACCTAGAAATATAAACTCATaaacgatattttatatactaggTATTATATTGTGCGCTTAAGCTACTAAATTTTTTGCATTAGAAATACTTTTCTtggatatcaataaaaaatccgTAATCCACAATAGGCAATAGAACTATCTATTGCATATAATATTCGTGACATATACAAACCTGAACCACACAATCAGCTCCCGATGGTATGGGCGCGCCTGTATTTACGCGGGCGCATTCGCCCGATGCAAGCGGGGCAACGGGTGTATCCCCAGCTGTCACAGCTGAACGCACTTTACGTATACCGACCCCGTCCCAACTTAAACAGGCGTAGCCTACACAAGAAATCATGATATTAAAGACATCTGTTTGGAATGGTAAAAGTAGGCAGTAaagaatgtttaatataaagctCAATTTTGATCTAAACAAAGCATTCCTTAAATAGCCAATATTGCATTTATGTTAagcgtaaaataaataaatcaataatctttactttaaattactcGTCCgtctataatatacaaaaatatttgaaatagatTGCAaagattaaactttaaaactttgacttttaatattaactctACATAGgacaaattatttgtatcaCAAAGAAGTCTTACAAAACTATATGGAAACAAAAATGCTtggatattatttttgtctgcTGAAACATTTAGATTTATCAATTCATTTCCTAACTAAGTATAGcttaaaagtatgtaaaattagacCCTCTTAACTTACCATCCTTCACTGAGGCTGGAAATGGCGGCATTGGTTCTTTAGCCAATATTGGTTGTGCTGCTACCTTGCCCATACATTGATCAATAGGCACTTCCTCTACCCTCTCAGTCCAGTGCATCATAACAGCATCCACTATATGAAATGCCTCTGTCATCTCGATCATTGGGTATGGTGACTCTCTGTGCCTTAATGCCACTTTACTAACAACTACTCTGCTAGTTTTATGAGGGCACCCACTTTGCATTTGATCATGTACAGCTCTAACTTCAACAAGATCATTTGTTAACAATGAAATAGCATGAGATAAAACTGGTTTTACAACTTCTATACACTCTACAACTGCCTTTTTGCTTCctggaaaattaataatcaaagTCCTATCTCTTATTCCTGCCATTGCTCTTGATAACATTGCCATAGGAGTCTTTTTAAGACTTTCTAAGGTCATAGCAATTGGGATTGCCGGAACTTCCCTTTGTATAACAGCTTTGGTGGCTTCTGGGGTCACATCTCTACTACTCAAGCCTGTTCCTCCAGTCGTCAGAATTAGATCAATGTTTGAATCACAAAAGTACTTAAGCTCTCGTTCAATTAATTCCTTTTCATCAGGAACAATAATTGTATGGATGTATGCATCTGGAAACTGCTCCTTAACAAGTTGAAACAAGGCTGGTCCTGACTCATCTTTGGCATGGTTCTTAAAACAGGTATCACTAACAGTGATAATTACTACTGCCTTCACcataattttactatactGTAAATGCAATAGCATtaagtagtttaaaatatatttaaaaacaaatttattaaagtgtcCCTAATGTTAAACTTATCagcttatacaaaaaattacttaacattGCATGTTTAtagtgtaaaataattaaaatttcggGGTCAGGATAATTCATCAAAATCCATTTTCAGATATTACTTGATAAATCATACATTAATCGTTAAAAATcgactaaacaattatattaaaaaattctagTAAGcattataagattttaaatttttatatcttaccttctaattaattttaggaTTCACAGTAATTAGGTTGTCGCTAAAAATATCTACTACGATGAGTAGTTTTGGCATATACTTTGCAcgcaatttctttttatataaaagttattaaggACTGAAATCTATgcacgaaatttaaaattcttttaaatagcAATCAGAATGAGCGGGTaaagtattcaatatttaattaaattaatcttagGTATAGACACGACTTCACAAGACACAGATACGTACTACGTAAAGATGTTATGCTTACACTACCTACTAAAATTCAGAAAATGAGGAATTTTGTAACtgtcatatataaaatgtaaatagagatatgggatgttctatatttttataaatcacaacccatttttatctttgttaaattgatatatttcttcacaaacaacggtaattaatttatattcttatagaaaggctcataggaaaaatacatgttcactcatcttaaaagtctgttctgagtgacgtctgttttcttcttttctaagtgtcctgtatttatattgccacatacaaaatactacaccatatagtatgtacattttagtgcgtatctacgatacgctacatCACCCCCCTACGGAGACAGAAAAGCTAAGTAGACAAATGATAgtatgtaacaataaaataaaaggtacttaaaaaattacaccacaaaaattttacattacaaagTCGCTCCAGGTAGCTCTAAATACGAATCGTCGTTTGTTGCCATGTCGCGATGCTGGTGTTGATTGTACTTTAGCCATTTTCCGTCGAAGAGGTTCAACGAAATCAGCCTGGTTTTCCATTGTGAAAGTTGGCTGTTCATCTGGGACATGGAGTTGTCCTGGTAGACGTAATGGCTCTCCAGATGTCATTTCTGCAACTGAGCAGTTCAGGTCCTCCTTAACAGCTGACCGCATACCCAGCAATACCAATGGCAACGCTCTAGTCCACGTGTCATCGTGGCAAGTTAGGGCGGCTTTAAGTTGCCGGTGAACTCGCTCAATCATGCCGTTTGCGGAGGGATTATAAGAAGTGGTTGTTTTACGCCTTGTGGCAAACCTTAACATCAGACGATGGAAGTGATCCGAGTCGAACTGCGTGCCCTGGTCGGTTGTCAAAACAGCTAGGACACCGAAGCGTGGAATCCATTCACGGGTGAACGTTTCAGCTACTTCCTCAGCGGTGATAAAATGCATAGGCAAAGCTTCAGCCTACCTGGTCACTATCTATAGCTGTGAGGAGGTAAAGGTAACCGTTACTGAAAGGTGGAGGTCCAACGATGTCAATGTGTACATGCAAAAATCGACCAGATGGCAATTTAAATTCTCCTGTTGGCGCCGAAACGTGTCGCGTAATTTCAAGTTGTGAAACTAGTCAAAAACAGCGCGGCGAACAGGAGGTGTTAAATAGGGACGCGTTTTTTCAGTTGATATGTCACAAATAATAGAGATATGTGTTGCAGGAATATTAACCTTAGAAAGTTGAAACTAAGATGGTAGAGAGCTCTGGATCAGACTCTTTGGACTTTAAAAGAGCTTCATAATCTTTTTCAATCGATATTGTCTCTATGCGTGACATCGCGTCAACAACTACATCTTCTTTTCCATTTACGTGTCTGATATCAGTAGTGAATtgagaaataaatgaaagctGATTGAGTTGTACCGGAGTAAGTTTTTCTTGGCGCTGGGAAAATGCATAAATCAACGGCTTATGGTCCGTATAAATAGTGGCAGATTATGCTTCGAGAATGTCGAAAATGTTGGATCGGTTCATACTGTGAACAGTCCTCCTTGGTGCCAAATATGCACTTCGATGAATTAACGACGATGCCATATTCTGAGAATCCGCGGAACAATGAGCGAAGGTGCTCAGCATGCTCCTCAGGggttttgaaaaaaaacacCAGCATCATCCTGTTTGTCGGGGTCACCAtttatgggatgttctatatttttataaatcacaacccatttttatctttgttaaattgatatatttcttcacaaacaacggtaattaatttatattcttatagaaaggctcataggaaaaatacatgttcactcatcttaaaagtctgttctgagtgacgtctgttttcttcttttctaagtgtcctgtatttatattgccacatacaaaatactacaccatatagtatgtacattttagtgcgtatctacgatacgcttcagagataatattattttttatttgcatgttttatttatagcggttattgttaaataatgtattttatatttactgactACCGTGTAACACTCTCtgtcaattataattttgattatattaaattatgtaaattctattaaaaaacatataataattgcaatttatataaacaaataaattatacaaaaaataatacttccttaacattaacttaaaatttatttcagcaAAAAAAGGTAGCTGCAGAATCGAGCGGTGGAATTATTTTTGCACGTTCGATTATTAACAGGAGTATTAATTATGTCGAATtacctttattataattaaaatgagaaaaattataatcgtTTTTATAGGACTATAAATTGAGACTAcgcaataaaattgtatagttTAAGGGGCTGAACTGAGGAGGGCGTAACAGAATATTTTTCAAGAGTAGCTTCTATATTCCAAAGTGTACTATAATTATCTTTGATTGTTTTAGTCTTTGACAAACTTTaaactacaataaataatcaaaatctgTGGCTATCCGAAATCAACACAATGGATTCGGCGGGGGATTGGTGTTTGATCGAAAGCGATCCTGGAGTTTTTACAGaactcataaaaaaatttggtgTAACAGGAGCACAGGTGGAAGAAATGTGGACAATCGATGAtggaatatttgaaaatttgcGACCAGTTCATGGACTcattttcctttttaaatatgttcaaCATGAAGAACCTACTAATCCTGTTGTGACCGATGATCGTCTTCAAAAAATTTTCTTCGCAAAACAGGTAATTAATAATGCTTGTGCCACACAAGCagtaattagtttattattaaactgcAACCATCCTGATATTCACTTAGGTCCAGAACTGACTATGTTGAAAGAATTTAGTATGTCATTTGATCCTAAAATGCGTGGGCTTACGCTCAGTAATTCACAAACAATACGTGCATCCCATAATTCTATGGCCCAACAGActttttttgagtttgacaGTAAAACTCCAAAAACAAAGGAAGAAGATGCATACCACTTCATTGGCTACATACCAATAGATGGTCGTTTATATGAATTGGATGGACTACGGGATGGCCCTATTGATCATGGTCCTGTAGGTCCAGATCAGGACTGGCTGGATGTTGTACGCCcaattatattgaaaagaaTCAACACCTACACTGAGGGAGAAATCCATTTTAATCTTATGGCATTGGTATCTAACCGAAAGATGATATATGAACGTCAGATAGATGAGTTAATAACTGAAAATCATATGCTTGGTATGGATTCTGGAGATATTGAAAATGAAGTGAGAAGACTAAAGATGCTAATTGAGTATgaagatataaaaatgcaCAAATACCAGCAGGAGATGATACGACGCCGACACAACTACATGccatttataataacattactaACAATATTGGCAGAGGATAAACAGCTTGTGCCTTTAATTGAAAAGACTAAAGAGCGCATGGCTAAGAAGGGCCAGAAGAAGAGAGTATAACATGAGAAAAGGGCGGGTGCAGCGCCCGCCCGCGAGCGCCCGGCTCGCTCTTCCTCACAGTCGAGCCCCTCGCGGGTTTTGCCCGACTCTGAGAATATGTACACTCTCGCCGACCTTGATGCCATATTCACTGAACCCCAGGCTTCAGGTGTTCCACGTGCACAACCAGAATTGACCACCTCCAATGGTTCCACTCAACAAAACATTGATTTGGCTCTTATGGAGCCAGATGAAATTCTAAAAGACGTCATTTTGCCTCCCTCTTTTGAccgaaacaatatttttgatgttcaAAGTATGGTTGACGACAATTTTCTTGAAGTGGACGAGATAGCGCGGGACGATCTGCTTGCTGCTGATGAATTTGATGTCagcaaattttttaatttaccagACAATAAGCCTAGAACCAATAAGGACCCtgataattaatgttttgcatttcaatatttctttGCTCTTTAATTTTTCTGTAATGAATAAgcacatattaaatttaaagtgtcTTGTTCTGTGGTCATATAgagggaaaaaaataaattaacataaa
Proteins encoded:
- the LOC111004308 gene encoding gephyrin, which codes for MVKAVVIITVSDTCFKNHAKDESGPALFQLVKEQFPDAYIHTIIVPDEKELIERELKYFCDSNIDLILTTGGTGLSSRDVTPEATKAVIQREVPAIPIAMTLESLKKTPMAMLSRAMAGIRDRTLIINFPGSKKAVVECIEVVKPVLSHAISLLTNDLVEVRAVHDQMQSGCPHKTSRVVVSKVALRHRESPYPMIEMTEAFHIVDAVMMHWTERVEEVPIDQCMGKVAAQPILAKEPMPPFPASVKDGYACLSWDGVGIRKVRSAVTAGDTPVAPLASGECARVNTGAPIPSGADCVVQVEDTKLVKATDDAETELEVEILVNPQPHQDVRPIGFDISLGDVLLEKGDLIDAAKIGILAGAGYLKVPVRVCPKVAILSTGNELQEPFEKTLRPSHIRDSNRIMLKMLLREHGYESIDCGIARDEPAELASAIATALAKCDILVCTGGVSMGERDLLKPVLANDFGAKIHFGRVRMKPGKPSTFATCDYEGKIKFIFALPGNPVSAYVCSLLFVVRALRQCTRYTSEYARMRVRLARDVKLDPRPEYARAVLHFPDNAVLPVATLLGNQCSSRLLSASGASVLLELPGASETCKVLPTDSVVSALVTGRIDFSRPEVYGV
- the LOC111004320 gene encoding ubiquitin carboxyl-terminal hydrolase isozyme L5 yields the protein MDSAGDWCLIESDPGVFTELIKKFGVTGAQVEEMWTIDDGIFENLRPVHGLIFLFKYVQHEEPTNPVVTDDRLQKIFFAKQVINNACATQAVISLLLNCNHPDIHLGPELTMLKEFSMSFDPKMRGLTLSNSQTIRASHNSMAQQTFFEFDSKTPKTKEEDAYHFIGYIPIDGRLYELDGLRDGPIDHGPVGPDQDWLDVVRPIILKRINTYTEGEIHFNLMALVSNRKMIYERQIDELITENHMLGMDSGDIENEVRRLKMLIEYEDIKMHKYQQEMIRRRHNYMPFIITLLTILAEDKQLVPLIEKTKERMAKKGQKKRV